In the genome of Vicia villosa cultivar HV-30 ecotype Madison, WI linkage group LG7, Vvil1.0, whole genome shotgun sequence, one region contains:
- the LOC131620314 gene encoding uncharacterized protein LOC131620314 gives MQDYLDTMYANRTQSDVKPVLNYSIQTGEEFALEFMRDRLNLNKPLTDSNSTTNSMGLKGIVGNGITHAGFGNASTLDKGSTQFNSQTTWLHGSIQSAPKTSFNQETAHFRQASDTSSRMIKCLCSFGGRILPRPSDGKLRYVGGQTRILRLTKDISWPKLWQRALLIYNLVHILKYQLPGEDLDALVSVSSDEDLQNMMEEYNLIEDREPPQKLRIFLFSMTDLEDAQFALSSIGDDSEFQYVVAVNGMDLGSRNTSTPLGVSISNNDIHKFNSKTIERETSNVAAESIGVKNAPLTNKSDTPLPTQSSQQGLPTSIGVRNAPLTNKYDTRLATQSSQQALPTSIGITNAPLTGKSDTPFATQSSQQVLPTTSNACETDQLTYGDQMAQAGEISRQYPVHHRGLHPSHNPVVGETPISLAPHLLNNQPAILNEDHPPSGVQLQKSEPSTLQVKTICDDSSKQGSDHRDVLSLEIPSLSPFQPIDGFLKNNGPVASAAVTMPEGHLPSFPCTKKVQQQDCKDASSTSSNSFAPNYVDSHSNAIDLSSLHPPPVPKRVYYSERTPREQVEVLNRSSKSDDTHSSQFHVSDLLSDTKPEDPLTESGHNLHDGNLLDPDDKSNISAKTFPEDDHTIDNGFPSHQMNKPLLDTNSEIKSNLSEHMDPELKQVLLSNEGIKDVETKDNHINPLFDEAETKYGKSDLPAVHHVSSVERLDVIASNLPEIDWGEAYGKESNDNPVVQELPTSLAGNITKGVSQDFPPPNVSKQIPGDILIDIDDRFPRELLSDMYSKAILEEDPSNLHPFSTDGVGYSVNMENHEPKSWSYFGKLAQGLDNVSLIDQDHLGFSHHVTPLTTDRVPLDREDSNLNFGEENQDLHRRIGTETHALKSNYNQSQLTDTKSVQFEYEDDKFETKNCNLSPLDPSSGDFDISSVQVIKNEDLEELKELGSGTFGTVYHGKWRGTDVAIKRIKKSCFTGRSSEQERLTTEFWQEADILSKLHHPNVVAFYGVVQDGPGGTMATVTEFMVDGSLRHVLLRKDRHLDRRKRLIIAMDAAFGMEYLHSKNIVHFDLKCDNLLVNLKDPLRPICKVGDFGLSKIKRNTLVTGGVRGTLPWMAPELLNGSSSKVSEKVDVFSFGIVLWEILTGEEPYANMHYGAIIGGIVNNTLRPTIPSHCDLEWRTLMEQCWTPNPVVRPSFTEIASRLRIMSAAAQGNKPSK, from the exons ATGCAGGACTATCTCGACACCATGTATGCTAACAGAACACAATCAGATGTTAAACCAGTACTCAATTATTCAATACAGACTGGTGAGGAATTTGCTCTTGAATTTATGAGAGACCGGCTAAATCTCAACAAGCCTCTCACTGATTCCAATTCTACAACTAATTCTATGGGCCTCAAAGGCATTGTAGGCAATGGCATCACTCATGCAGGGTTTGGGAATGCCTCAACGCTAGACAAAGGTTCAACACAGTTTAACAGCCAAACTACATGGTTACACGGGTCAATTCAATCAGCACCAAAAACTTCGTTCAATCAAGAGACTGCTCATTTTCGGCAAGCTTCGGATACCTCATCAAGGATGATCAAGTGTCTTTGTAGTTTTGGTGGTAGAATATTACCAAGACCAAGTGATGGAAAACTAAGGTATGTCGGGGGTCAGACACGTATTCTTCGTCTGACAAAAGACATATCTTGGCCCAAGCTTTGGCAGAGAGCATTGTTAATCTACAATCTGGTTCATATACTCAAGTATCAACTTCCCGGGGAAGATCTTGATGCTTTGGTATCTGTATCATCTGATGAGGATTTACAGAATATGATGGAGGAGTATAACCTTATAGAAGATAGAGAACCCCCACAAAAGCTTAGGATTTTTTTGTTCTCAATGACTGATTTAGAAGATGCTCAGTTCGCTCTTAGTAGCATTGGTGATGATTCTGAGTTCCAGTATGTTGTTGCTGTTAATGGTATGGACTTGGGATCAAGAAACACCTCAACCCCACTTGGTGTCAGCATTTCAAACAATGACATACATAAATTTAACAGTAAAACTATCGAAAGGGAGACTAGTAATGTTGCTGCAGAATCTATAGGTGTCAAGAATGCTCCCTTGACTAACAAATCTGACACTCCACTACCTACCCAGTCTTCCCAGCAAGGATTACCAACGTCTATAGGTGTTAGGAATGCTCCGTTGACTAACAAATATGACACTAGATTGGCTACCCAGTCTTCACAGCAAGCATTACCAACATCTATAGGTATCACGAATGCTCCCTTGACTGGCAAATCTGACACTCCATTTGCTACCCAGTCTTCACAGCAAGTATTACCGACAACTTCAAATGCTTGTGAAACTGATCAGCTGACTTATGGTGACCAAATGGCGCAAGCTGGGGAAATTAGTCGTCAATATCCTGTTCACCACCGCGGTCTTCATCCCTCTCATAACCCTGTGGTTGGTGAGACCCCTATTTCTCTAGCTCCTCATCTTTTGAACAATCAACCGGCGATTCTGAATGAAGACCATCCACCTAGTGGTGTACAATTACAAAAATCCGAACCATCTACCTTGCAGGTGAAAACAATATGTGATGATTCAAGCAAACAAGGGAGTGACCATCGCGACGTTCTATCCTTGGAAATCCCATCCCTGTCTCCGtttcagcccattgatggtttcTTGAAAAACAATGGTCCTGTAGCTTCAGCTGCAGTTACCATGCCTGAGGGGCATCTACCTTCGTTCCCTTGCACAAAAAAAGTTCAGCAACAGGATTGTAAAGACGCTTCTTCTACATCTAGCAATTCATTTGCTCCTAATTATGTTGATTCTCACTCCAATGCAATTGATTTGAGTTCTCTTCATCCCCCTCCAGTTCCTAAAAGAGTTTACTATTCAGAAAGAACTCCGAGGGAGCAAGTAGAGGTCCTGAATCGGTCCTCAAAGTCAGATGATACACACAGCTCGCAATTTCATGTGTCTGATTTGCTTTCTGATACCAAGCCAGAGGATCCATTAACAGAATCTGGTCACAACTTACATGATGGTAATCTGTTAGATCCAGAtgacaaatcaaatatttcagcaaagacctttcctgaagatgaccatACCATTGACAATGGGTTTCCCAGCCATCAAATGAATAAACCGTTGCTTGATACAAACAGTGAGATAAAGTCTAACCTGTCTGAGCACATGGATCCCGAGTTGAAGCAAGTCTTGCTGAGTAATGAAGGAATTAAAGACGTGGAAACTAAAGATAATCATATCAATCCCTTGTTTGATGAAGCTGAAACTAAATATGGTAAATCAGATCTACCCGCTGTTCACCATGTTTCTTCTGTTGAGCGCCTTGATGTTATTGCATCCAATCTTCCAGAGATTGATTGGGGTGAGGCATATGGGAAGGAATCTAATGATAACCCTGTGGTGCAAGAACTACCTACTTCTTTAGCTGGGAACATAACCAAAGGTGTTTCTCAAGATTTCCCCCCTCCTAATGTTTCCAAGCAAATACCAGGGGACATTCTAATTGATATCGATGATCGATTCCCCCGTGAATTGCTTTCTGATATGTACTCTAAAGCAATACTTGAAGAAGACCCCTCCAATCTGCATCCATTTTCCACAGATGGAGTAGGCTATAGTGTAAATATGGAAAATCACGAACCTAAAAGTTGGTCATATTTTGGAAAGCTGGCACAAGGGCTTGACAATGTTTCTCTTATTGATCAAGATCATCTTGGTTTTTCACATCATGTTACACCTCTAACAACTGATAGAGTTCCTCTAGACCGTGAGGATTCCAACCTCAATTTTGGTGAAGAAAATCAGGACTTACATAGAAGGATTGGAACAGAAACCCATGCTCTGAAGTCCAACTATAATCAATCCCAACTTACTGACACCAAAAGTGTGCAGTTTGAATATGag GATGACAAGTTTGAAACCAAAAACTGCAATTTATCTCCACTTGATCCTTCTTCAGGAGATTTTGATATCAGTTCTGTGCAG GTCATTAAGAATGAAGATCTTGAAGAGTTAAAGGAACTGGGTTCTGGTACATTTGGGACTGTTTATCATGGAAAATGGAGAGGAACAGATGTTGCTATCAAGAGAATAAAGAAGAGTTGCTTCACTGGTCGATCATCTGAGCAAGAGAGACTG ACTACAGAGTTCTGGCAAGAAGCTGACATTCTTTCAAAGCTTCATCATCCAAATGTGGTTGCATTTTACGGTGTGGTACAGGATGGACCAGGAGGAACGATGGCTACTGTTACAGAATTCATGGTGGATGGTTCTCTTAGGCATGTATTACTTCGAAAGGATAG GCATCTTGATCGTCGCAAAAGGCTGATAATTGCAATGGATGCAGCTTTTGGAATGGAATATTTACACTCAAAAAACATTGTGCATTTCGACTTAAAATGTGACAATTTGCTTGTAAACTTGAAAGATCCTTTGCGGCCAATATGCAAG GTTGGTGATTTTGGCTTGTCAAAAATTAAGCGAAATACCTTGGTTACTGGTGGTGTGCGGGGCACTCTACCTTGGATGGCACCAGAGCTGCTGAATGGAAGCAGCAGCAAGGTCTCAGAAAAG GTTGACGTGTTCTCCTTTGGTATAGTGTTATGGGAAATTTTAACTGGTGAGGAGCCATATGCCAATATGCACTATGGTGCAATTATAG GTGGGATTGTAAATAACACATTGAGGCCAACCATTCCAAGCCACTGTGATCTCGAATGGAGAACATTGATGGAACAATGTTGGACGCCAAATCCTGTGGTCAGGCCTTCCTTCACAGAAATTGCAAGTCGGTTGCGCATAATGTCCGCAGCCGCACAGGGAAACAAACCATCTAAATGA